The following coding sequences are from one Archocentrus centrarchus isolate MPI-CPG fArcCen1 chromosome 4, fArcCen1, whole genome shotgun sequence window:
- the ncbp2 gene encoding nuclear cap-binding protein subunit 2, producing the protein MSTKLNALNSDTYIDISQYRDQHFKGNRYEQEKLLKQSNTLYVGNLSFYTTEEQVHELFSKSGDVKRIIIGLDKIKKTACGFCFVEYYTRGDAENAMRFINGTRLDDRIIRTDWDAGFKEGRQYGRGKSGGQVRDEYRQDYDPARGGYGKLAQQHRSTEGRNSF; encoded by the exons ATGTCTACTAAATTAAACGCGCTGAACAGCGATACTTACATTGACATCAGCCAATACAGAGACCAACATTTTAAG GGTAACCGCTATGAACAGGAGAAGCTTTTGAAGCAGAGCAACACTTTGTATGTGGGGAACCTCTCCTTTTACACCACCGAGGAGCAG GTGCATGAGCTGTTTTCTAAAAGTGGAGATGTCAAGCGTATCATCATTGGCCTGGACAAAATCAAGAAGACTGCATGTGGCTTTTGCTTTGTTGA ATACTACACCCGTGGAGATGCAGAGAATGCCATGCGCTTCATTAATGGCACACGGCTGGATGACCGCATCATCAGGACAGACTGGGATGCTGGTTTCAAGGAGGGAAGGCAGTACGGTCGCGGCAAATCAGGAGGACAG GTGAGAGATGAGTACAGGCAGGATTACGACCCAGCTAGAGGCGGTTACGGCAAGCTGGCTCAGCAGCATCGATCCACAGAGGGGCGCAATAGTTTTTAG
- the fkbp2 gene encoding peptidyl-prolyl cis-trans isomerase FKBP2, translating into MRVCLLFAVAVLSLSPSAVSGAEKKKLQIGIKKRVDNCPIKSRKGDVLNMHYTGKLEDGTEFDSSIPRDRPFTFTLGTGQVIKGWDQGLLGMCEGEKRKLVIPAELGYGDRGAPPKIPGGATLIFEVELLSIERRSEL; encoded by the coding sequence ATGCGGGTGTGTCTGCTGTTCGCGGTGGCGGTGCTGTCCCTGAGCCCATCGGCGGTGAGTGGAGCcgagaagaagaagctgcagatCGGCATCAAGAAGCGAGTGGACAACTGCCCCATCAAATCCCGCAAAGGAGACGTGCTGAACATGCACTATACGGGCAAGCTGGAGGACGGCACGGAGTTTGACAGCAGCATTCCCCGCGACAGGCCCTTCACCTTCACCCTGGGCACCGGTCAGGTTATCAAAGGCTGGGACCAGGGCCTGCTGGGCATGTGCGAGGGCGAGAAGAGGAAGCTGGTCATCCCCGCAGAGCTGGGCTACGGAGACCGGGGAGCCCCTCCGAAGATCCCCGGAGGAGCGACGCTCATTTTCGAAGTGGAGCTGCTGAGCATTGAGAGGAGATCCGAACTCTGA
- the ncbp2as2 gene encoding protein NCBP2AS2, whose amino-acid sequence MLARLLASLISNLHVVEKLAESRPIRRAAQITAYAITKAQIAGRDASERVLRSQTLRQVRDEAGKVPGDLGEMSGRLRRVRDTFVNEVKEGWKDGSRQIKK is encoded by the coding sequence ATGCTCGCTCGCCTGTTAGCGTCGCTCATCAGCAACCTTCACGTCGTTGAGAAGTTGGCGGAGTCTCGTCCGATTCGCAGGGCGGCCCAGATCACAGCCTACGCCATCACCAAGGCTCAGATAGCCGGACGGGATGCCTCGGAGCGGGTTCTGCGCTCCCAGACGCTGCGGCAGGTGCGGGACGAGGCCGGGAAAGTCCCCGGGGACCTGGGGGAGATGAGCGGCCGCCTCAGGAGAGTCCGAGACACGTTTGTGAATGAGGTGAAGGAAGGGTGGAAGGACGGCTCCAGGCAGATCAAGAAATAA